The window GTGCGTTCGTCCCGTTAGAATTTCAACATCCAGGAGCGAGCCAAAATCATAGTTTTGCAGCACCGAGTACAACGTCACGGCCGGTCGCGCTCTTCTTGCACGTACGGATATTTTCTTCCGGTTGGATGGATCTCTTCCTAACGCCTTTTCAATGCGGCCCTGCTTCCTTTCCATCTGCCCAAAAACTGCCGCTCTGTAATGTTTTCGGATCAACCGATCTTTAAAGAGAGACGTCATTCTCAGGTATGCTTCCTGCGTTTTTGCAAGCAATAGAATGCCAGAGGTTTCTTTATCCAGGCGATGTACGATTCCCGGCCGGAGTGGATGTCCAACGGTGTGGATACCAGGAAAGTGATGAAGGGCGGCGTGTACAACCGTGTGATGCCCAACTCCGGCGCCGGGATGCACGACCATATGGGCAGGTTTGTTGATCGCCAGCAGCGCCTGGTCCTCAAAAAGAATCTCCAACGGAAAATTCCACGGACTCAGCGCTACATCAGCATCTTCTGTGGGTAGATCCAAAACTTCGATCCGGTCCTGATCACGGAGTCTATAAGAAGCTTTTACCGTTTGATCATTCACATGAACCAAACCGGTCTCAAACCATTTCTGGATTGCTGAGCGACTCTGCTGCGAATATTGTTGCGTCAGGAAACGATCGATCCTGATTCCCGCGTTCTCAACGGAAATCACGAAAGAGCGGACAGATTTCACTTCGTGACAGCCACTTCCACTTTTTTAACATCTCTTCG of the bacterium genome contains:
- a CDS encoding RluA family pseudouridine synthase gives rise to the protein MKSVRSFVISVENAGIRIDRFLTQQYSQQSRSAIQKWFETGLVHVNDQTVKASYRLRDQDRIEVLDLPTEDADVALSPWNFPLEILFEDQALLAINKPAHMVVHPGAGVGHHTVVHAALHHFPGIHTVGHPLRPGIVHRLDKETSGILLLAKTQEAYLRMTSLFKDRLIRKHYRAAVFGQMERKQGRIEKALGRDPSNRKKISVRARRARPAVTLYSVLQNYDFGSLLDVEILTGRTHQIRVHLSSEKHPILGDAKYGGGNWNRIQDAALRNRLKQTAFFGLHAFSLEFDHPMTGKHLYLEAPLPEIWTAL